From Candidatus Hydrogenedentota bacterium, a single genomic window includes:
- a CDS encoding aconitate hydratase, with translation MVAVGVGGADAVDVMAGMPWELKFPKLIGVHLKGSLNGWASSKDIILKVADILTVKGGTGAIIEYFGEGAESISCTGKGTVCNMGAEVGATTSLFAFDNSMVRYLTSTGRQEVAEAALAVEACLRPDPEVYENPAEYYDQLIEIDLDTLEPLLNGPFTPDLATPVSKMRTVAEKANWPCTVEVGLIGSCTNSSYEDMTRAASIARQAHEKGLRAKSEFTITPGSEQVRFTLERDGILDAFTDVGGVILANACGPCIGQWARHRSGPDDENNTIVTSFNRNFAKRNDGNPKTHAFVTSPEMVTALALAGDLRFNPATDSLINDKGEEVRLEPPTGEELPERGFDCEDCGYVPPASDGTSIEVIVQPDSQRLHLLEAFPANAESTLKDLRVLLKALGKCTTDHISMAGPWLRFRGHLDNISNNCFIGATNAFNSEVNNVKNLLTGEYGDIPGTARAYKAAGVATLVVGDENYGEGSSREHAAMEPRHLGVRVVLVRSFARIHETNLKKQGVLALTFANPADYDLILEDDTVDILNLDDFAPNNTIDIVLRHADGSTDTIKANHSYNETQIAWYRAGSALNLIRAQEA, from the coding sequence ATGGTTGCCGTTGGCGTAGGCGGCGCAGACGCTGTGGACGTGATGGCGGGGATGCCTTGGGAATTAAAGTTTCCGAAATTAATCGGCGTCCATCTCAAGGGCAGTCTGAACGGCTGGGCTTCGTCCAAAGACATTATTTTAAAAGTAGCCGATATTCTGACCGTAAAAGGCGGTACCGGCGCGATTATCGAATATTTTGGTGAGGGCGCGGAAAGCATATCCTGTACCGGCAAAGGTACCGTGTGTAATATGGGCGCAGAAGTAGGCGCTACAACCTCCCTATTTGCCTTTGATAACAGTATGGTTCGTTATCTCACCTCTACAGGCAGACAGGAAGTTGCTGAAGCTGCCCTTGCTGTTGAAGCGTGTTTGCGGCCCGACCCCGAAGTCTACGAGAACCCCGCTGAATACTATGATCAGCTTATTGAAATTGATCTTGATACGCTGGAGCCCCTTCTCAACGGACCTTTTACGCCGGACTTGGCGACGCCTGTTTCTAAGATGAGAACAGTGGCAGAAAAAGCCAATTGGCCCTGCACGGTAGAGGTCGGGCTCATCGGCTCGTGTACCAATTCTTCTTATGAAGACATGACCCGTGCCGCGAGCATTGCGCGACAGGCCCATGAAAAAGGGCTGCGGGCTAAATCAGAATTTACGATTACGCCCGGTTCGGAGCAAGTGCGTTTTACGTTAGAACGCGATGGCATTTTGGATGCCTTCACCGATGTGGGCGGGGTTATACTCGCCAACGCTTGCGGCCCGTGCATTGGTCAGTGGGCGCGTCATCGTTCAGGGCCCGACGACGAAAACAACACCATTGTTACGTCCTTCAACCGTAATTTTGCGAAACGTAATGACGGTAACCCCAAGACCCATGCCTTTGTCACTTCTCCGGAGATGGTGACCGCCCTCGCCTTGGCGGGCGATCTTCGCTTTAATCCCGCTACGGACAGCTTGATAAATGACAAAGGAGAAGAAGTGCGCCTTGAACCTCCTACCGGCGAAGAACTACCTGAACGGGGATTTGATTGTGAGGACTGCGGCTACGTTCCCCCCGCATCGGATGGAACAAGTATTGAAGTTATTGTACAGCCTGATTCTCAGCGTCTCCACCTGTTGGAAGCTTTCCCCGCCAATGCTGAATCCACGCTGAAAGACCTGCGCGTACTCTTGAAAGCCTTGGGAAAATGTACGACCGACCATATCAGTATGGCGGGACCTTGGCTGCGCTTCAGAGGGCACTTGGACAATATTTCCAACAACTGTTTTATTGGTGCGACGAACGCTTTTAACAGCGAAGTGAACAACGTCAAAAATCTATTGACCGGGGAATATGGTGATATTCCGGGTACTGCGCGCGCCTATAAGGCCGCCGGTGTGGCGACCCTCGTCGTTGGCGATGAAAACTACGGGGAAGGTTCGTCGCGGGAGCATGCGGCTATGGAACCCCGACATCTTGGCGTACGTGTCGTATTGGTACGGAGTTTTGCACGTATTCATGAAACTAATTTGAAAAAACAGGGTGTTTTGGCGCTCACCTTTGCCAATCCTGCTGATTACGATTTGATCTTAGAAGATGATACCGTGGACATCCTCAATCTGGATGATTTCGCGCCCAACAATACCATCGACATTGTGCTGCGTCATGCTGATGGCAGCACCGATACGATCAAGGCGAACCATAGTTATAACGAGACGCAAATTGCGTGGTACCGTGCCGGCAGCGCCTTGAATCTCATTCGCGCCCAAGAAGCGTGA